In one Siniperca chuatsi isolate FFG_IHB_CAS linkage group LG14, ASM2008510v1, whole genome shotgun sequence genomic region, the following are encoded:
- the LOC122888777 gene encoding uncharacterized protein LOC122888777 produces the protein MKVIVHDKYINHSTCFTNGTFKLHNARKTDSGDYKLQTYASDGKLLQTINKHLEIQAPVSKPAVSQMCLSPEQMNISCSSEGDGVEFILTLDGLLLMQTTGHSQSLSNWTVNMQSLAGSKPEQDKPSVSNVTISLHGQLTGNLMCNVRNNVSREETVIRLTSCKGFISHSSFVTVAVIASAATLLLLLALFLGIKHLNKKPRPMTVNEDNTEDEIVYSDVRVMKDTRKSRPN, from the exons ATGAAAGTGATTGTACATGATAAATACATCAATCACTCTACATGCTTCACCAATGGAACGTTCAAGCTGCATAATGCACGGAAGACAGACTCTGGAGATTACAAGCTGCAAACATATGCATCTGATGGAAAACTGTTGCAAACAATCAACAAGCATCTAGAAATACAAG CTCCAGTGTCAAAGCCAGCTGTGTCTCAGATGTGTTTGTCACCAGAACAGATGAACATCAGCTGCTCCTCTGAGGGAGACGGAGTAGAGTTCATTTTGACTTTGGACGGCCTCTTATTGATGCAGACCACAGGCCACAGCCAGTCCCTGAGCAACTGGACAGTAAACATGCAGTCACTGGCTGGGAGTAAACCTGAACAAGACAAACCCAGTGTTTCAAATGTTACCATCAGCTTACACGGTCAGCTGACTGGAAACTTGATGTGTAATGTTCGAAACAATGTCAGCAGAGAAGAAACAGTTATCCGTCTTACAAGCTGTAAAG GTTTCATTTCTCACTCCTCTTTCGTGACTGTGGCTGTTATAGCAAGTGCTGCAACTCTACTTCTCCTTTTGGCTCTGTTTCTTGGtatcaaacatttaaataagaaaCCAAGACCCATGACTGTTAATGAAG ATAACACTGAAGATGAAATTGTCTACTCAGATGTAAGAGTGATGAAAGATACAAGAAAATCCAGACCCAATTGA